The nucleotide sequence GGCCAATATCGTATGATTCAAGATTAGATAAGAGGGTTTTGAGAGAAGCAGTAGTATTTCCAGCTGACTTCGATCGAGTGGAAGCATCTACCAATTTGATAAAGAATCTTGAGTAGAGGTCGTAGACATGTACCAAGGTGATTTGTTCGGCAATAGCGGTGATTGGTGAAGATGTTCTATCAAGAGATTCGGCACATCGCAGTGCTTCGTGTAAAGGAAGCTTCAAAACAGTAGCGAGAGGCAGAGGTGTCGATGTGGTAATTCTGGACTGGGCATCTCTCCATATTTGAGTCGAAGATCGCAGGAAAGGTATATCGTGTTGGAGTAGAGCAAGTAAAGTGAGGGAATAGGCTTCTGAGGCTGTGTTATGGAGATGCACCACGACATGCCATTTTTCAAGGGTGGATGGTTTTATGGCTGTACCAGATGAGTCAGTGATGATCCCGTTAAGACCTCTACGATATAACTTACCACCGCCAATGATATTAGCAGCCTTCTGATTCCAATAAGCCTGATCATCAGATGCTTTAACCTTCTTACCAACAGGAACGATCAGTCTCGCACAATCCTTAgcaaagagagagatgtttccagctttcttcttctcttcagACTTGGTCCAATGAGAGATGATCGGACCCATCGAAGCAGCCAAGATGACAGCGACGAGCAATCTCCAGGTCCAGTCAATGAGAGTATGAGGCGCCGGGGCGATTGGTCCTGGTAGACCTCTTGCTAGTAACCTGGAGGTGTGTTCGGCAGTGATGAGCGGTAATTTAGATAATATCTGACCAGTGGTAGCTTGTCCTATCACGGCGCTGGGCATTGTACTGGTAGATGATTGAGTTGAAGTTTGTTTCAACACGTTTGAAGCGGAAGGTAAGAAGCTGAAAGACACAGCAAACGCAGCGAACATCCTCAGACCGCCAGAAGCAACGTTCTGAGCCGTGGTCGTGGTCGAattctgatctttcttttttGGACCGGGTTTGGAACGAGTTTGTTTAGGTGCAGTAGCAGTCTTTACTCTTTTCCGTTTGGgttgttgttcttcctcttcttcatccacgtcatcatcttcatcaaggGAGTCTTCCTCAGCTTTCATCGCAGCAgcctcagcagcagcttgGATCAAACTTTCCCTAGCGCCGAAATCAGCTTGCCACAGCTTCAAATTATCTTCTCCAGCTACTGCCAGACGGAaagcttccaattcatcaacTTTACGCTGTAACATCGCTGATCGTCTTTGTAAAAGTTCGATATACTTCTTAGCTCCGATCAAGATCGTAGCTTTCGCACTTGCGTTGGGTCTGGTGACTTCCCCCAAACCATCGACCGTCCCATCCGCAGCTCTGAAATCGGTAGTGCGTTTCTGTTCTTCGGTGGACGTAGCATATAACACTCGAAGAGCTGGAATGGCATCTCGTAGATCGGCTTGAGCAGCCTGTACCTTTTGTCGATATCGTCGTTCGGTCTTGTTGTGCTTTCCGACAACGGGTGGATCGCTAGATTCTTTAAGAGCAGCTGGAGTTTTGTTGGATTGACGGGGTTGCTGGGAGACTTTGGTCTGACGGGGCTGCTTGAAATTCGATGTGGACAGATCTGTAGAGGGTTGATTGAGCGATGAACCTGTGGAATGACATGATGTCAGCTAGACTGATTCATCAAACAGAGGAGCCAAATATACTGACCATTGGTATTCATGCCATACCCGAGATTGCCCATCTGATCATTATTAACCTGTAATTGATTCTCAAAGCCATTCAAATGTCCTATTGGCCATCCCTCTTGCTTGACCTGATCCTTCATGTATTGAGGTTGTAGAGTTTGCTGTTGTGAATGCGTCATATTTCCAATAGCTTTGGCTTGTTGTacaaaatcgaaatcgatcGGAAAGCCAGATTGAGAGGATTTCTTACCCGAGGAGATTGGTGAATCCAGATTGAGCATATCGAACGTATCGTCACTACCCAAACCATTTAGTGTATTTGTATTTCCATTGCCGCTGAACAACAAATTTTGTAAGAAATCTAAATTCCCATCGTTATCATGAGTAAGGAATGGGTTGGATTGTTGATctggaaagaaaagagattgTCCATTGGATTTATCTTGTCCTTCATTTCCGTTAGGAATGTTGACAAACTGGTTCAAAGTTTGATCTTCCCCAGTTCCATTGAGGAGCATTTTGCTATCTTCAGATTGGAACAACACATCCAATTCGGTCGAGTCGAAGCTATTATTATTGTTGAATAGGAAGTCGTCCGTAGCCGACAGGGAAAAGTTGGAATGTGAacttggagaagatgatgatctagGTGAATGACCGTTCATCGAGATACTACCCATATTAGatagattgatagattgagTCGAGGGGGATAATGACGGTACTctggatgacgatgatccACTACTCAGGCCGAATGATTGTTGGTACGCCAAGGGTGAGAGTGAATTATCACTTGCGGGTGAAGGGCGATTCATCGACGAAGGACCGCCATTGGTCGTAGACGGTATGTTGAGTAGGGAAGAGGGATCGAGGAGTTCGGAAGGGAAGAGGGCATTGGAAGGCGATATCGAGtcttcgaagaagagggagtCCTCCTCTGAGTCGTGGGAGGGCATTGTCTGCTGAGCGAATAGAGAGGTTGGCATGCCGGATTGTCGAACAACAAGTAAAAGTAAAtgatatatagatgaatCTATTCGGTTTCCTACGTAACTCCGACTGTTTTCTCTCTCAACTCAGTGGCGGTGTATCGGTGTATCTATCTGCAGTGGTCTATTCTATTACTCTAGTGTCATTGTTACTTTGATAACATCGcatcgtatcatatcatgcaATGCGATCTCATGGTCCATCGTCAACAATCGTCTGATCGTCTCATAAAAGTGAAAGTGGTACGATAATAACAAATGATCACGTGGCAGAATTCCCTCTTTGGGAGATTGATTCTCTTTAGAGCACATTTGCCACCCAAGTCAAGCACTACCTCCTTCTACCAACATCAGCAGCAGTCCGCATTCCCTTCCTAtgtccttccttctccctacGTGAATCTTCAGCAAGCTGTCTGGCTTTCGCTCGAGGGTCGATCACCTATACGGGCGGGCACTTATCAGTCATCCACTTAAAACACAATGAATCCTCTGAAACTCACCGAgtactcttcttctgccCTTCTCGTCaattccttctcatccaccaagAACTTCAGACTATGCTTCATCCATCCTACATCGTCGTCCACTTCCAGATCATCCTCTCCGGCTTGTTCATATTCTTCCGTAGGTCTTGTCGtcggttcttcatcctcttccggTGCAGCTTTAGCTACTTTACTACTGAACCTACTCATCTCCTTTaatatatcatcttcctcgtccctCCTTCCCCTCTTGTTACCATGTTTCGCAGCGGCTCTTCCCCTGTTCTTAGAATACTTGGCCAATTCTTGTTCCAATACCGAAGGCCCTTTATGCCGTTTCGAACGTCCTTCGTCTGAATCAGAATCTGACGCATCACCTGTACGTTTCTTCAACCGACGtagatcttcttccatccgCTTGATCTCAGCTTGACGCGAAGCACTGGAAAGAGACTCATCAGCTGGCCTGGGTGTACAAAGTGCAGCGCAGCTCACGTACCTGCTTCCTGCCTTTTCCCTTTCATGCTGTTCTCGAATAGCTTTGAGATCGACGGCAGCCTGCttcaatcatcagccaacatTGTCTTTCAAGTTCAGATcatataactcacctttttctccttctcctttttaCTAGAATCGCCAAGATCCTTAAGCGAATCCGGTACCTTTACATAAGATTCTGCAGGTTTGGAAGGAGCACTCTCAGCTGGATCCAGCACTATCGCTCATCTGTCAGCATGAACTACTTGATAAGTTTGGGTTCACGCACAATCCTGTCTGgtcattcccttcttcttcaccttaATGTCCGTATCAGGTATCTCTTCCGAATCACCAAATGACAGCAAACCAGTATTCCTGATATTGCGATTTATTAGCACTCATAATTCCTAAGGAACCAGCATTTCGCCCGCTCACTTTTTCGCCTTTGCTCTCTTCTCCCTAAactccatctccttcttagcttccaACCTAGCTTGCTGTTGAGCTCTTCTCTCAGAAGCAGTTATACGAGGTACGATATCGTCAAAGGGGTTCTCTATTATCCTTATACCTCGTATCTTTGGGGGTCTATGGATTCATCATATCAGTTACTATGACTCgatgagaagggagaagacAAAAGAGAGCCTACACTAATGGTCTTTCTTCTGCATCAACATCTAAATTGCCGATACTCATCACATCTATCAACACAGTCATCAGCTATCTGCAACAGATGAACGCAGTCGTTATGATAGCTCACTATATATCGTATTTCCAACAATCTTCCCAAACAAGGTATGTTTATTGGTCAATTCCTCTGCTTTGTCCAacgtgaagaagaattgggaAGTGTTGGTATGTCGTTTACTGTTATTGGCCATACCCATCAAACCTCGTCTAccatcaactcacaagaGTTAGCTTTATCCTATCGAAGCTGATGGGTCAGAAGAAGCTAACCTGTTGAATCGTAATCTAGGATGTATCTCATCTTGGAATGGTTCACCATAGAAACTCTCTCCTCCCATGCCTGTGCCCGTTGGATCACCAGATTGTATGATGAAACCCGGAACGACTCTATGGAAGATAACTCCATCATAGTATCCTAAGATAGAAAAtgtatcaatatcatcatgcTATCTGATACTGTAGGGATGAATTTACCTTCCATAGAGAGTGCAAGGAAATTTCGCACAGCTTTCGGACATTCTTTACCCCACAGCTCGACCTGTAATTATACCATCAGCTTACAAGGGAATACCATTGCATGGAGCTGACTCACTTCTATCTCCCCTGCTGTTGTATCTATGATCACTTTCCCATTGGTAGCGGGCTATACAGGGTATCAGATCAGTATGTGGGTGAGTCGGACCTAGTGAGTGGaggtttgaggttgaggtaaaCTTGCCTCGGTCACATATCTGTCAAATGCGGATAAGAGAGTGAGCCAAGTTCATCTACTGAGGAGACTATCAAGCTCACAAATTACTCATTTCCGTTCCAGTCCAACACCTGTCCTTCTATCGTGGCTGAATGAATGTTGAATGGTGACAATCAAGTCTTTCCTTCCGACAATGAGCTGAAGCAGCACTTTTGTCTACCGGAATGACAAAGTGATGATGCTGGAAGTGATCGCTCCTGTGCCTGTTTATGCCACACGCGGTGATATTCGGTTATATCCTATAGATAGCCCCCTTGCTCTCTTTATACGCGTATCCAACTCGACCTTACTACTGTGCTGCTGGCTGTGTATGAGCACTCCTGCAAGTACACCAACAGTCCAGATCCAATTCattatcgtcatcttcaGTGACCGTCATCCCTACACAAGCATCAGAATCGCTGTCTCATACATCACTTCAAAAGATCGAAACGTATCTGGCGAAATCACCTGAACTGTCAGTCGGAGAAGCGCTACCTTTGAACTAGCCTCCTTCCCCCTTCAACCTCACCCACCTTCAACACCTTATACCCACTACACACAATGGCTTCCGAAGGACTCACCCGAAGACGAGGCGCAGGTGCATCACCAGCCATCGGTTCAGCCTCACCAGCCTTCTCTGATACACCCACTTTCGCATCTACCTCTGGTGGTGGTCCGAGGAGACCTGGTGGAACGACAAATAACGCGCCGACCAGTTCGGCGGGAGGATCAGGCGGAGCTGGTGCGATGGAAGGTAGAGGGAAGATAGCGTATGATCCGAGGGATTTTGAAAATGGTGGAGAATCAGAGACGATGCCTCGGTTGACTATTATGGAGGAAGTTTTGTTATTGGGTTTGAAAGATAAAGCTGTGAGTGGAAATATCCTAATGAGTGATTCTGTTATCGTACGTCTGGAATGTGTTGCTGATCTTGGCTTCATTCAGGGCTACCTATCATTCTGGAACGATAACATCTCATACGCTTTAAGAGGTTGCATCCTGATTGAATTGGCATTACGACGTAGAATAGCGATGGTCAAGGATCCATCACGTAGGAGATTGGCTTTAGCAGATAGGTTAATCGAAGTTATCGACGATCGACAGACCGGAGAAACTATATTGGACGAAGCtttgaaaatgatgaaatcAAGTGAAAAATACGGTACAGGTGCATGGGTAGATTTGATGAGCGGTAAGTCAACCTCAATTGCATCCTCGCCAACATAACATTAGCTGATAAGGTGAGATTGGATATAGGGGAAACTTGGAATGTTATGAAAATAGGATATCAACTCAAACAAGTTCGAGAACGTTTAGCGAAAGGTTTAGTTGATAAAGGTGTATTGAGGACCGAGAAGAGAAATTTCCTATTATTCGATATGGCCACTCATCCTATAGCCGATATGAATGCCAAGGACGATGTGATGAGGAGGGTTTTGACGCTTTTGACCGCCCGAACGGCTGCTATACCCCCTCAGGCATTACACAAGGAAGGTGTGAAATATAGACATACAAGAGCGGTTGTTTTGGTTTGTGCAGGTGAGTAAATTGTCCTTTCCCAACTTACAATACCAACTTTCACACAATGTACTGATTTTGTCGGTTCGGTCGTAGCCTACGCATCGAGCGTACTTGAAAATGCCCTTCAAAGGCTATCTTACGATTCTCGAGAAGCTGCATTCGCAAGGTGCGATGATATCCTTGCGGAATTCTCCACTTGGCCATTCGGAGTGACGACATCCAACGTGGCTGGACCGGTATCCATCGGAGGAGGAAcgaggaaaagggaaggtggaagtggtggtgtGGGACGTGAGAGCGTCCAGGAATTGGTCAGAgaagtgaggaaagagatggcGGCCAGTACGACTGGTCAAGCTGGCGCAGGTGGTGGTCAAGAGGAGCAAGAAGAATTGTGTTTCGAAGTGGTTGCTACGGTTTTAGAGATTTTCGGAAGGATGGATAGCTTGGTGAGTAGAATCTTCCAATATACATACCATGCCATATCACTTcaatccctttcttctcttttgtCAACGTATGAAGTTTGAATCGCTGACTCGATGACGTTTTGAAACTTCCTTGAATTCAGCTCTAAACGGTAGATACCCCCACCTCATTGTCATTAGAGAGAGCAAGAACGAATTTTATACGATACGatacttctacttctataCCATCATATGCGTTACGAAAATACTCGCATCATTATTGAGTATTTCCCTCTTATCGTTGTCTAGACATcaaaatgtatatataccaGTACCCGAGGGTCAAATTGCTATCCTAAGATACACACCACTAAGGTTTGTCCTCTCATGCCTGATCAAATATCGGTCCAGAACATTTTCCTCCTTCGTATCGTACTTTGCAAGGTAGGGGCTGAAGAGTAGATCTAGCAGCTTTAGACAAGTACTACCATGTAAACATCATATGGCATATCATGCTTCAATTGGTTGTGCTGTTTGTGTCCTTTTGGATGAGACTCGTATCACCTTGCTTGTAAATTGGTGTTTGTTCAGCTGCAGTTGATGATCTCACGTCAATCACTCACGAGGCAAAGAGAGGCTCCTTCGGAATAATAATTGCATCATTAGATTTAAACATGAGAACGCAATCATATGAAAAAGTGACGAGTACTGTAAACGTCCCGCTACGATCCTACAAGATATACGACGCTGCTTGTTTTACTCGCTTCCTTTTTTCCATTCCCAATAAAGTTGTTTCCCAAGCCGAGCGGGCAACACGGGGCGCAATGGCGATTCCGTGAAGCTAACTTACTCTTATGGGAGTCGGAGTCGGAAGTCGGAGTCGTACATCTTTTCGTATAAACATAGTAACATGCTTTTTGCAAAAAAAGGCACTCTCCGATTCCAGCAGTTTTATCCAGACTTATTTCTGTTTTTTATTTTTCACCTGATGAGCAAGTAAGTACCCAAAAGCTCGGTTCATGTGAGGTTATTTTTGTTGTGTTCTCATTTTCGCATCGATCAATGTTCTTTCGGTTCTTCGAGTAAAGCCGAGACATTCCTCATTATCAATTCGCGAATGAAATTGACAAATTTGGACTCTGATCGGTTTGTTTTTCTCACGCTACCATTGCAAACAAGTACGATCAAACAAAGCACCGTACCCATACGACCATTGCATGGCGGACTCTTGTACCCCGGATATACCGGTCTCCTCCATCCCATCAACCTTGATCACGTTATCTAATGTTCTCCATTTAGTCGAATTGGATTGGATGTCCAGTCCTTGAACATGAGAACCAGATTGCAATACCGTATCACAAAGAAAACATTATCTGTTTTTTTGCATACTTCATCGCTCGGTAGAAAAGATACCTTTTTTCAGAGTAGATCAACGAAGATACCAAAGTTGGAAAAAAAGGTAGATAGATTGATAGTCCGTATATAAATATTTATTtatttcaatttcatcaaaatcaagcgtacaagtgagttgaatgATACATCAAGTAAAGCGAACAAACCGAGAAAAGAGCCATAGTGTCCCGTAGGATTAACAAATATAACTATGAATTGTTTTATTTGTCTGTAAAGTCCGTCAAAGCTAATTGAGAGCGATGATAAACAGATAAAGCGATAGAAAGGAATGATATGCTACATGAATGTGATGTCAGAGAATTTGAGCAGTCGAGCCGTCGAGTCGAGCTTTGAGGTCAGGTCCTATCAGAAGGCAGGTCATAGGATTATGTGGTGTTCGCCCGTATATCCACTAAAATTGCATTTGCATTGGCGGCGAGAAATATTCATCCGATGAGAGTGTCGGTGTAGGCGTCTGATAATATTCATTTTGCTGTAATGTTGTTACTTCCGGTACGCCTATACCCAATCCTATCagttgttctttctcttgaggGAGTGACATCTCCGGCGCTAGTGTGGGGGAAGTCGTGGTGCTCTGTCCAAGTGGTGAAGGGGAATAATAGGGATACTGCCCGTgctgttgtggttgttgatgGTAAGCGAAAGGGACTTGGAATAGTGGTGGAGTAGGAAAAGGAGTTTGATACCCTGTTGTCGTAGCTGGTGTTATAGGTGAAGTACCGGTACCTTTGGTCACCACTGGGGTAACAGGGATAGGAATAGCGGGACGAAGGTATGTTTGAGTAGGTAAATGAGGTGTAGACCATGAGGTAGGTAGGGTAGGTGGGGGAATCATGTTAGGTGGATAATCATGTTCTGTCGATGACGAACGTGATGTATCGGCTGGAGTAAGATTAGGGTTGGATACCATAACTTCATGTTGCATTTGACCATTGAGATAGGCATCATGCATTGGTGTCTGTTCCAATACAGATGGGAAGGTCGATACCGGTGTATGCGTATGCGCGTGTTCATGATGCGTCTGGAGTGGATATTGCGCTGGTGCAGATACATGTCCATGTACATGACCTGCTCCGGCAGTCCAACCGTTATACATCCAATGTGGGGATTCGAACATTGGTGGAGAAGCCAGTGCGGGCGCAGAGGGCGGTGTAACCCACGGAGCGACTCCGGAACTAGGCATCGAGACCGTACG is from Kwoniella botswanensis chromosome 2, complete sequence and encodes:
- a CDS encoding peptidyl-prolyl isomerase CWC27; amino-acid sequence: MTIMNWIWTPATNGKVIIDTTAGEIEVELWGKECPKAVRNFLALSMEGYYDGVIFHRVVPGFIIQSGDPTGTGMGGESFYGEPFQDEIHPRLRFNRRGLMGMANNSKRHTNTSQFFFTLDKAEELTNKHTLFGKIVGNTIYNVMSIGNLDVDAEERPLVPPKIRGIRIIENPFDDIVPRITASERRAQQQARLEAKKEMEFREKRAKAKKNTGLLSFGDSEEIPDTDIKVKKKGMTRQDLLDPAESAPSKPAESYVKVPDSLKDLGDSSKKEKEKKAAVDLKAIREQHEREKAGSSASRQAEIKRMEEDLRRLKKRTGDASDSDSDEGRSKRHKGPSVLEQELAKYSKNRGRAAAKHGNKRGRRDEEDDILKEMSRFSSKVAKAAPEEDEEPTTRPTEEYEQAGEDDLEVDDDVGWMKHSLKFLVDEKELTRRAEEEYSVIDPRAKARQLAEDSRREKEGHRKGMRTAADVGRRR